From Azospirillum sp. TSA2s, a single genomic window includes:
- a CDS encoding TolC family protein yields the protein MIASPREDVISLISKATETHDRLRGAEAAADSARNGLRISHGGWYPTLSLSANGGRETTEKPAGLPNTDMNAGQLSMRATQLIWDFDATNADIRRAQVSVVRADIAVERTRQELLVEGLSAYANLVRAHRLLTFARQSEDNIRRQTGLEEVRLQEGYGFSTDVLQAKSQLAGAEARRVAAEEAMQTALSRFQAYFGHVSFRLDGAEVLAMTKASLPPSMDAAVEEARRHNPRLQELALTTAAAEEAVTSVRGRSLYPRVEGYVERNIKRDVAGQSGRQNELLFKLQVTFSLNTGLTAINSVRLAEADLRAADATWADQERTVLETVRNSWNRLASARSQVKLLNDQASLAAGFLDVARAERELGSRSLIDILSGETTLINARSDAAAAETELALAGYRLLAAMGRLSAADIQTKPMPKLAAMGRGLFDDPGKQEQAPPANRDSKRKRGKGDQQ from the coding sequence TTGATTGCATCACCGCGCGAAGATGTGATCTCGCTGATTTCCAAGGCGACGGAAACGCATGACCGACTGAGAGGGGCAGAGGCGGCGGCAGACTCCGCCCGCAACGGACTGCGGATCAGCCATGGCGGCTGGTATCCGACTCTCAGCCTGTCGGCCAACGGCGGACGCGAAACCACCGAAAAGCCGGCGGGCCTTCCCAACACCGACATGAACGCCGGCCAGCTTTCGATGCGCGCGACCCAGCTGATCTGGGACTTCGACGCGACCAATGCCGACATCCGGCGGGCGCAGGTCTCGGTCGTTCGCGCCGACATCGCGGTGGAGCGCACCCGCCAGGAACTGCTGGTGGAAGGCCTGTCCGCCTACGCCAACCTCGTCCGCGCCCACCGACTGCTCACCTTCGCCCGGCAGTCGGAAGACAACATCCGCCGCCAGACCGGCCTTGAGGAAGTCCGCCTTCAGGAGGGCTACGGCTTCTCCACCGACGTCCTGCAGGCCAAGAGCCAGCTCGCCGGCGCCGAGGCCCGCCGCGTCGCGGCCGAAGAGGCGATGCAGACCGCGCTGAGCCGCTTCCAGGCCTATTTCGGCCATGTGTCCTTCCGGCTGGACGGCGCCGAGGTTCTGGCGATGACCAAGGCCTCCCTGCCCCCGTCGATGGACGCGGCGGTGGAGGAGGCGCGCCGCCACAATCCGCGTCTGCAGGAGCTGGCCCTGACCACCGCCGCGGCCGAGGAGGCAGTGACTTCGGTGCGCGGCCGCAGCCTCTATCCCCGGGTGGAGGGCTATGTCGAGCGCAACATCAAGCGCGACGTCGCCGGCCAGTCCGGACGGCAGAACGAACTGCTGTTCAAGCTGCAGGTCACCTTTTCGCTGAACACCGGCCTGACCGCGATCAACAGCGTCCGCCTCGCCGAGGCCGACCTGCGCGCCGCCGACGCCACCTGGGCCGATCAGGAGCGCACGGTGCTGGAAACCGTCCGCAACAGCTGGAACCGGCTGGCAAGCGCCCGGTCGCAGGTGAAGCTGCTGAATGATCAGGCGAGCCTCGCCGCCGGTTTCCTCGACGTGGCGCGGGCGGAGCGTGAACTGGGGTCCCGTTCGCTCATCGACATCCTGTCGGGCGAAACGACGCTGATCAATGCCCGCAGCGACGCCGCCGCCGCCGAGACGGAACTGGCTCTCGCCGGCTACCGCCTGCTGGCCGCCATGGGCCGGCTCAGCGCCGCCGACATCCAGACTAAGCCGATGCCCAAATTGGCGGCAATGGGACGCGGCCTGTTCGACGACCCCGGCAAGCAGGAACAGGCACCTCCCGCCAACCGGGATTCGAAGCGCAAGCGTGGGAAGGGAGACCAGCAATGA
- a CDS encoding ATP-binding cassette domain-containing protein has protein sequence MTGGAIGLLLLRLRANLRLTTRVFAASFAANLLGLASSFYTMLVLNRYVTHGVDSTLVALTVGVVLSIAFEHLFRHVRLGIAGRIGRAEHERLATGAFGILLTARSGAGSAEGDAARREAMRAPEQIDAALGSANLATLFDLPFAVGFIVVVALVSWPLAAICVLFTLLSIAAGLLAQADMRAVGRDMAQAGADAQGLVTSAIVGRDAVALFGGAKPLLGEWQRAAKALRTMRERMSMRQGRAQSMAQSLQALQGVAVIATGAVLVVRGELDVGSLIGVNLLVGRALAPFTRLAQIGESLAMARQAQSRLEQFARTAVEPPTGTSLPRYDGTLELRDLTYTPAGAVTPLLRRLSLSVPAGNILVLKGRNGSGKSTLIRMIAGLADPQEGAVLADGVDIRKFAPLWWRQQIGYLPQEPVFLNRTIRENLLLANPRLSETELQAVLHRAGADRAVADCAQGLDTPLRNFGQELPVGHRRRLALARALAVGGRLVLLDEPTDGLDAEGTAVVYRTLIELARAGHTVVIASHDPRILQGASLVLDLDRPQDTAMTSDTAAMVAS, from the coding sequence ATGACCGGCGGCGCCATCGGCTTGCTGCTTCTGAGGCTTCGCGCAAATCTGCGGCTGACGACCCGCGTCTTCGCCGCCTCGTTCGCGGCGAACCTGCTCGGCCTCGCCTCCTCCTTCTACACCATGCTGGTGCTGAACCGGTATGTGACGCACGGCGTCGATTCCACCCTCGTGGCGCTGACCGTCGGCGTCGTGCTGTCCATCGCGTTCGAACATTTGTTCCGCCATGTCCGGCTGGGCATCGCCGGCCGCATCGGCCGCGCCGAGCATGAGCGGCTGGCGACCGGCGCCTTCGGCATCCTGCTGACCGCACGGAGCGGAGCCGGTTCGGCGGAAGGCGACGCCGCCCGGCGCGAGGCGATGCGGGCGCCCGAACAGATCGACGCGGCACTGGGTTCCGCCAATCTGGCGACCCTGTTCGACCTGCCCTTCGCAGTGGGCTTCATCGTCGTGGTGGCGCTGGTCTCCTGGCCGCTGGCGGCGATCTGCGTTCTCTTCACCCTGCTGTCGATCGCCGCCGGCCTTCTGGCCCAGGCCGACATGCGGGCGGTCGGCCGCGATATGGCGCAGGCCGGCGCCGACGCGCAGGGCCTCGTCACCTCCGCCATTGTCGGCCGCGACGCGGTGGCGCTGTTCGGCGGTGCGAAGCCGCTGCTGGGCGAGTGGCAGCGCGCGGCGAAGGCGCTGCGGACGATGCGCGAGCGGATGTCGATGCGCCAGGGTCGCGCCCAATCCATGGCGCAGAGCCTCCAGGCGCTCCAGGGTGTGGCGGTCATCGCCACGGGTGCCGTGCTGGTGGTGCGTGGCGAACTGGATGTCGGCTCGCTGATCGGCGTCAACCTGCTGGTCGGCCGGGCGCTGGCTCCCTTCACCCGGCTGGCGCAGATCGGCGAATCGCTGGCGATGGCCCGCCAAGCGCAGAGCCGTCTGGAGCAGTTCGCCCGCACGGCGGTGGAGCCACCGACCGGCACCAGCCTGCCCCGCTATGACGGGACGCTGGAACTGCGCGACCTGACATACACCCCGGCCGGCGCCGTCACCCCGCTGCTGCGCCGTCTGTCCCTGTCGGTGCCCGCCGGCAACATCCTGGTGCTGAAGGGCCGGAACGGGTCGGGCAAGTCGACGCTGATCCGCATGATCGCCGGGCTGGCCGATCCGCAGGAGGGGGCCGTGCTGGCCGACGGCGTCGACATCCGCAAATTCGCCCCGCTCTGGTGGCGTCAGCAGATCGGCTATCTGCCGCAGGAACCCGTCTTCCTCAACCGGACCATTCGAGAGAACCTGCTGCTGGCCAATCCGCGTTTGTCGGAGACGGAGTTGCAGGCCGTTCTTCACCGTGCCGGCGCCGACCGCGCTGTGGCCGACTGCGCCCAGGGGTTGGACACGCCGCTGCGCAACTTCGGCCAGGAACTGCCGGTCGGGCATCGGCGCCGGCTGGCGCTCGCCCGCGCGCTCGCGGTCGGTGGACGGCTGGTGCTGCTGGACGAGCCGACCGACGGGCTGGATGCCGAAGGTACCGCCGTCGTCTACCGCACGCTGATCGAGCTGGCGCGCGCCGGCCACACCGTGGTCATCGCCTCGCACGATCCGCGCATCCTCCAGGGCGCCTCGCTGGTGCTCGACCTCGACCGGCCGCAGGACACGGCGATGACCTCCGACACGGCCGCAATGGTGGCATCATGA
- a CDS encoding HlyD family type I secretion periplasmic adaptor subunit has translation MKPLPLLTRKTAAGPTLPLGGTTAPALPFTTATAPETEGRFGDGLFAVGIAAFLAAVGWASVAELNVSSSAPGDVVPLAYNQSVQHFEGGIVRDILVQEGDSVKAGQVLVELDQTKTRADLEELRLRLGSLSADIARLEAEVARRDSIDFPDKLSRERSDLVAQTRDLFRARRDRLASDLDIQRQDIVQREQQMAAVRARISGSQVAQGLIREQLSISESLLKREITNRMKHLELLRDDARITGSIAEDRATLAQAEAALAEARSKLVWIGRKYEEEGRNALDEARRNHSELSQRLTRYQDSLDRSSMRAPMDGIVKTLAVSTKGAVVKAGETVVELVPRDGNLVVDAHLPVQDIGYVRADQPVVVTLAGSDASRFGHIEGRVRTISPDTLLDANKQSYYKVRVELPVTRFDYGGKTYELFPGVRVTCSILTGRRTILDYVFSPVLNGLQHAMQER, from the coding sequence ATGAAGCCGCTTCCCCTGCTGACCCGCAAGACGGCCGCCGGCCCTACCCTTCCTCTGGGGGGCACAACGGCACCGGCGCTGCCCTTCACCACCGCCACGGCGCCTGAGACCGAGGGCCGCTTCGGTGACGGGTTGTTCGCCGTCGGCATCGCCGCCTTCCTGGCCGCGGTGGGCTGGGCGTCGGTCGCCGAGCTGAATGTCTCCAGCAGCGCCCCCGGCGACGTGGTGCCGCTGGCCTACAACCAATCGGTCCAGCATTTCGAAGGCGGTATCGTCCGCGACATCCTGGTGCAGGAAGGCGATTCGGTGAAGGCCGGGCAGGTTCTGGTTGAATTGGACCAGACCAAGACACGCGCAGACCTTGAGGAGCTGCGCCTGCGCCTCGGCTCGCTTTCCGCCGACATCGCCCGGCTGGAGGCCGAGGTCGCACGCCGCGACAGCATCGACTTCCCCGACAAGTTGAGTCGCGAGCGGTCGGATCTGGTGGCGCAGACCCGCGACCTGTTCCGCGCCCGGCGCGACCGGCTGGCTTCCGACCTCGACATCCAGCGCCAGGACATCGTCCAGCGCGAACAGCAGATGGCCGCCGTCCGCGCCCGCATCTCCGGCTCCCAGGTGGCGCAGGGACTGATCCGCGAACAGCTGTCGATCAGCGAAAGCCTGCTGAAACGCGAGATCACCAATCGCATGAAGCATCTGGAGCTGCTGCGCGACGACGCCCGCATTACCGGTTCCATCGCCGAGGACCGCGCGACGCTGGCCCAGGCTGAGGCCGCCCTGGCCGAGGCGCGCAGCAAGCTGGTGTGGATCGGCCGCAAGTACGAGGAAGAGGGCCGCAACGCGCTCGACGAGGCTCGGCGCAACCACAGCGAACTGTCGCAACGGCTGACCCGTTACCAGGACAGCCTGGATCGCTCCAGCATGCGCGCGCCAATGGACGGCATCGTCAAGACGCTGGCGGTCTCCACCAAGGGCGCCGTTGTCAAGGCCGGCGAAACCGTGGTGGAACTGGTGCCGCGCGACGGCAATCTGGTGGTGGACGCCCACCTGCCGGTGCAGGACATCGGCTATGTCCGCGCCGACCAGCCGGTGGTGGTGACGCTCGCCGGCAGCGACGCATCGCGCTTCGGCCATATCGAGGGCCGCGTTCGCACGATCAGCCCCGATACCCTGCTCGACGCCAACAAGCAGTCGTACTACAAGGTCCGCGTCGAGCTGCCGGTGACCCGCTTCGACTATGGCGGCAAGACCTACGAGCTTTTCCCCGGCGTGCGGGTGACCTGCAGCATCCTGACCGGGCGCCGCACCATCCTCGACTATGTCTTCTCGCCGGTCCTTAACGGCCTTCAGCACGCGATGCAGGAGCGGTGA
- a CDS encoding DotU family type IV/VI secretion system protein gives MTVRPAPSPARLPGEAPAAPVLPLEATRGTGPGVLTLFRAFHTDLLAGCAQEQAPAGSVAERLVATLHGMSSAATAQGPVAHGMVVKAAFAMAMLADQALSQVKPADAVVAGRLFGANATVQTLFVQADDLIRQGAKADRGLATVYLATLALGFPDDAQAAARRSPLHRIVTGREGGTEPIRAGLASPRAYDPPAGAVLGSFLPSARRWWMAAGGVAALFLLVSHLLWSTAVNDLQRDLRGARSAVEDMGLSWSY, from the coding sequence GTGACCGTCCGGCCTGCCCCCTCGCCTGCCCGTTTGCCCGGCGAAGCTCCGGCCGCGCCGGTTCTCCCCCTGGAAGCGACGCGCGGAACCGGTCCGGGTGTTCTGACCCTGTTCCGCGCCTTCCACACCGATCTGCTGGCCGGGTGCGCTCAGGAGCAGGCCCCCGCCGGATCGGTGGCCGAACGGCTGGTCGCGACGCTCCATGGCATGAGCAGCGCGGCGACCGCCCAGGGACCTGTGGCCCATGGCATGGTGGTGAAGGCGGCCTTCGCGATGGCGATGCTGGCCGACCAGGCCTTGTCCCAGGTGAAGCCGGCCGATGCCGTCGTCGCCGGCCGGCTGTTCGGCGCGAACGCCACGGTGCAGACCCTGTTCGTCCAGGCCGACGACCTGATCCGCCAGGGCGCCAAGGCCGACCGCGGGCTTGCCACCGTCTATCTCGCAACTCTGGCCCTGGGATTTCCCGACGATGCGCAGGCGGCGGCGCGGCGCTCCCCGCTGCACCGTATCGTCACTGGCAGGGAGGGTGGAACCGAGCCGATCCGGGCCGGCCTTGCCAGCCCGCGCGCCTATGATCCGCCGGCGGGTGCGGTGCTCGGCAGCTTCCTTCCCTCGGCACGGCGCTGGTGGATGGCGGCCGGCGGCGTGGCGGCGCTGTTCCTGCTGGTTTCGCATCTGCTGTGGTCCACCGCGGTGAACGATCTACAGCGTGACCTGCGCGGCGCCCGGTCCGCGGTCGAGGATATGGGGCTGTCATGGTCCTACTGA
- a CDS encoding ABC transporter substrate-binding protein — MLSSLQPRSRPPLRWSHMTKKARFALILAAAMLVTVLVSLVVRAGFLGERGGEPLTLAVVGPLSGPDAALGLALRKGAALRADTINAAGGIGGRPLEIRPFDDEGDKGKSLEIARRIANDPGIVAVIGHTPEATDSATAIYAQKKIPLIAPRPLVRPADAAPSPWLFSIAFDRTHETRFLANYVRNVVGEPMVAIIREDSEQAASLAGQFDTILQRFGTKLVNQWTYAPGRGGAGALPALAQAVKEKMPTGAIVVIGSAVDSARVVVALRDTGVRNLIAGGSEMATAAFRTEIVTQTQANPKALTPEAYGHGLVVASPVLFDTANERAQRFYGQYVKRFNAVPDWAAALGADGVDLIAGAIAAFPAGTGKPDGDALRLAIAGHDRTENAFQANAGAWTFDTRGQATLPVMIATYNGLNPVAALTQLQPIREAGVSNFLEEVQRGRALYVNDRFMYKTDVIYTGVQLHEIRDLNPDTNEATLNLTIWFRYRGAFNPADVVFTNAVKPVELGKPYREERGEVTTYVAYRIEGRFALDFADQRPPYGSHSVGVSFRHRTQNRNTVMFVTDVLGMSLVNTNDFVEKLKAMAAAETASAADLSLADRFRRALEGESESSTLLDQLRARRVLAPSPGWRLARAWISQDVTSVSSEGDPNYVGFGRPQPDFSRVDFGVVATPDAPAARDFIHRDFFVYIAIFSAVLAVFAAFMDRRDRGQFWKIQTLFMRILSWPLLLMSAGNIALDQAVATLPASGIAMVVNGINVLWWIVPAILVDRTLERFVWTPLEIRTQRRVPAIVRRFSTLIVFGFAGCGIIAFVLKQPITSLLAASGLVGMVVGLAIQANIANVFSGIVLNIERPFQIGDSIQITDIVRGVVVDMTWRTVRVRNVAGFIVAMPNAKVSEATVVNFSAVERVSMKLEYFADARHDPGRMGDLLTGALRAADRVMPSATGGLPFVRYDGFRAVNGQWLCKYNLFFWVKDHDASFAVPELVWRSVYRTLADAGIDPTPPDLMETGAAIGTVTGTVTAIPA; from the coding sequence ATGCTGAGTTCGCTCCAGCCCCGTTCCCGGCCGCCGCTGCGCTGGTCGCACATGACCAAGAAGGCGCGCTTCGCCCTGATCCTGGCGGCGGCAATGCTGGTCACCGTACTGGTGTCCCTGGTCGTGCGCGCCGGCTTCCTCGGCGAGCGCGGCGGCGAGCCGCTGACGCTTGCCGTCGTCGGGCCGCTGAGCGGACCGGACGCCGCACTGGGGCTGGCGCTGCGCAAGGGTGCGGCCCTGCGGGCCGATACCATCAATGCAGCGGGCGGCATCGGCGGAAGGCCGTTGGAGATCAGGCCCTTCGACGACGAGGGCGATAAAGGAAAATCGCTGGAGATCGCCCGGCGCATCGCCAACGATCCCGGCATCGTCGCGGTGATCGGCCACACGCCGGAGGCTACCGACAGCGCCACCGCCATCTATGCCCAGAAGAAGATCCCGCTGATCGCCCCGCGCCCGCTGGTCCGCCCGGCGGATGCAGCACCCAGCCCATGGCTGTTCAGCATCGCCTTCGACCGCACGCATGAGACCCGCTTCCTCGCCAACTATGTCCGCAACGTGGTGGGCGAACCGATGGTCGCCATCATCCGCGAAGACAGCGAGCAGGCGGCCTCCCTGGCCGGTCAGTTCGACACCATCCTCCAGCGCTTCGGCACCAAGCTGGTCAACCAGTGGACCTACGCCCCCGGACGCGGCGGAGCCGGCGCCCTGCCGGCGCTCGCCCAGGCGGTGAAGGAGAAGATGCCGACCGGCGCCATCGTCGTTATCGGGTCGGCGGTGGACAGCGCCCGCGTGGTGGTCGCGCTGCGCGACACCGGCGTGCGCAACCTGATCGCCGGCGGCTCCGAAATGGCGACGGCCGCCTTCCGCACCGAAATCGTCACCCAGACACAGGCCAATCCCAAGGCGCTGACGCCGGAGGCCTACGGCCATGGCCTGGTGGTCGCGTCGCCCGTGCTGTTCGACACGGCGAACGAGCGGGCGCAGCGCTTCTACGGCCAGTATGTCAAACGCTTCAACGCGGTGCCCGACTGGGCGGCGGCGCTGGGGGCCGACGGCGTCGACCTGATCGCCGGCGCCATCGCAGCTTTCCCCGCCGGCACCGGCAAGCCGGACGGCGACGCGTTGCGCCTCGCCATCGCCGGCCACGACCGGACCGAAAACGCCTTCCAGGCCAATGCCGGCGCCTGGACCTTCGATACGCGCGGGCAGGCGACGCTGCCGGTGATGATAGCGACCTACAACGGCCTGAACCCGGTGGCGGCGCTGACCCAATTGCAGCCGATCCGGGAGGCCGGCGTCTCCAACTTCCTGGAGGAGGTGCAGCGGGGGCGGGCGCTCTACGTCAACGACCGCTTCATGTACAAGACGGACGTCATCTACACCGGCGTTCAACTGCACGAGATCCGCGACCTCAACCCCGATACCAACGAAGCGACGCTGAACCTGACCATCTGGTTCCGCTACCGCGGCGCCTTCAATCCGGCCGACGTCGTCTTCACCAACGCGGTCAAGCCGGTGGAACTCGGCAAGCCCTACCGCGAGGAGCGCGGCGAGGTCACCACCTATGTCGCCTACCGGATCGAGGGGCGCTTTGCACTCGACTTCGCCGACCAGCGCCCGCCCTACGGCAGCCATTCGGTCGGCGTCAGCTTCCGCCACCGGACGCAGAACCGCAACACCGTGATGTTCGTCACCGACGTGCTCGGCATGTCGCTGGTAAACACCAACGATTTCGTGGAGAAGCTGAAGGCGATGGCGGCGGCGGAAACCGCCTCGGCCGCCGATCTCAGCCTCGCCGACCGCTTCCGCCGGGCGCTGGAGGGCGAAAGCGAAAGCTCCACTCTGCTCGACCAGCTGCGCGCCCGCCGCGTGCTGGCCCCCTCGCCCGGCTGGCGTCTGGCGCGCGCCTGGATTTCCCAGGACGTCACCAGCGTGAGCAGCGAGGGCGACCCCAACTATGTCGGCTTCGGCCGGCCCCAGCCCGACTTCTCCCGCGTCGATTTCGGCGTGGTGGCGACGCCGGACGCCCCGGCGGCGCGCGACTTCATCCATCGCGACTTCTTCGTCTACATCGCCATCTTCAGCGCCGTTCTGGCGGTCTTCGCCGCCTTCATGGACCGGCGCGACCGCGGCCAGTTCTGGAAGATCCAGACGCTGTTCATGCGCATCCTGTCCTGGCCGCTTCTGCTGATGTCGGCCGGCAACATCGCGCTGGACCAGGCGGTGGCGACGCTTCCGGCCAGCGGCATCGCCATGGTGGTGAACGGCATCAACGTGCTGTGGTGGATCGTGCCGGCGATCCTGGTCGACCGGACGCTGGAACGCTTCGTCTGGACCCCGCTGGAGATCCGCACCCAGCGCCGGGTCCCGGCGATCGTCCGCCGCTTCTCCACCCTCATCGTCTTCGGCTTCGCCGGCTGCGGCATCATCGCCTTCGTGCTGAAGCAGCCGATCACCAGCCTACTGGCCGCATCGGGCCTCGTCGGCATGGTGGTCGGCCTCGCCATCCAGGCGAACATCGCCAACGTCTTTTCCGGCATCGTCCTCAACATCGAACGGCCGTTCCAGATCGGCGACAGCATCCAGATCACCGACATCGTCCGCGGCGTCGTGGTGGACATGACTTGGCGGACGGTGCGGGTGCGCAACGTCGCCGGCTTCATCGTCGCCATGCCCAACGCCAAGGTGTCGGAGGCCACCGTCGTCAATTTCAGCGCGGTCGAACGCGTATCGATGAAGCTGGAATATTTCGCCGATGCGCGCCACGACCCCGGACGGATGGGCGACCTGCTGACCGGTGCGCTGCGCGCCGCCGATCGGGTGATGCCCAGCGCGACCGGCGGCCTGCCCTTCGTCCGCTATGACGGCTTCCGCGCCGTCAACGGCCAGTGGCTGTGCAAGTACAACCTGTTCTTCTGGGTCAAGGACCATGACGCCAGCTTCGCCGTGCCGGAACTGGTCTGGCGGTCCGTCTACCGCACGCTGGCCGACGCGGGCATCGACCCGACCCCGCCCGACCTGATGGAGACGGGTGCTGCAATCGGCACCGTTACCGGCACCGTCACGGCCATACCGGCATGA